Part of the Rhipicephalus sanguineus isolate Rsan-2018 chromosome 5, BIME_Rsan_1.4, whole genome shotgun sequence genome is shown below.
CACCTTGAAACACGGGATTTGAGCAAGAGGACAGCTGTTTGTTGTTACTTTGAGCTAACGTGAATAGTTTAATCCCAGGGCGGTGAATCACACTCCATCACATTGTGCGAGACCAGAATTCTTTTTGCATACCACAAATGTAAACACCTCGACAACTCCATCGAAAATGGTGTATGTAAGGCCATGATTAAGAGGGGTCCcttcctttttcttctcttttttttttaccgtcgcTGTTCTGGTACATGAAAATCACAATCACGCACGCCTCGTCTCGGTAAGAATGTGTATCTCAAGTGTCTTTTCACGAACATTTCACACATTCCCAAGATGTTTCTCCAAACACTCGCACTCGAGTGTGCACGCACACGTTGTCGTCCAGTGACAGAACGTTACCATGACCCATGTTTGTTAGGTTTCAGTGCTGCGTTGTAAGTGATAAGAGTTGATTAAACACCTTCAGATCATTTTCATCTTCGTCgcacattactcgtcattcagtcggccgcaaaaaacaaaaacttcATTCACTACTGCTTCCTGAGAGTACAGATGGACGTGTGGAACCGAAGGGAAGAGCGCCTTGTAAATATTCTACAGGTTTGTATTGGCTGCTGCACCACTGCTTGGCATGTCACTAAAGGAGTTGAAGCTGATACAGTATTCTTTCAAAGCTTTTCTTGCTGGTTTAGTTATAAtagcgtttttctttttaaatcaaGCACTCGGTCATTTTTCATCATCATGATTAGTACAAATAGAGGCCCAGCTAGGAGTTACAAAGCTGTTAGTAGGACCACTTACGAGTAGTTAAAGATACAGTAATTGCAAGTTATGCACAACGTATCAGTGACGTACATCAGCACATACTAATATAGCAAATCAGCAGAATGAAGATGGAGATAAGAAATTGATTGTTTGTACATTTGTGTTGCATTTACGACAAAAATTTGGAAAACTGTTAGGTGAAGTTAGCGGCGTAGCGAGCTGCGGAAAGACGCCGTTTGGGCTGACCTAAACTGCAACAGCAGTGAACTAATCTTACCGGGAATTTCGAATAAATAGGTTtcatctctctcgctctctatcgAGAGCATAGCAAGTGTTGCAAGCAGCGCTTTTGCTAAATGCAAATACTAAATAAATTAGAAAATAACGTTCAGGACCCGATCTTCGTCAGAGGCAGGGCCCCGTCAAAACACTATACAAAAATCTTCTTATGCTCGTTATTTTTTATGCTTATGCGTACGTGTGTGTCTGTACGTGTGTGTAGTACATTGAAATATTAAATAATTGGTGAAAATTTTCTAATTGTGTTCTTTGTCGGGCAAGTAATGTGCGCGTATTCCGGCTATCCAAGTGCGCAAGCCAAATTGCACTACCGCGTTCCACGCAGCAGTTAGTCCCTGCTGTACCGTACAAAATGAGGGAACTAACTGTACTATCCACATTTCCTGAAATATTTACAAAAGTCCGGCGTGCAGGCAACGACATTGAAGTTCTGAATACGAACCTACTCCGTCCGCACTAAAACAACTTCGTAGCCCCGGAATGCCATTCTGGGACCACTATGATCAGACATCAGGCCCCGTACACTTGGTAAGACACCATAAATTCGGCATCCGACGAATGTCGTGTTAGGCCACCAGGGAAGTGCACGAATATTCAGAGGCAACTTGGATGTTCGGCGGACTAAGAGTTCTCTCTATAATCCATTCGAAAAATACCGTGGAGGCGTGACGAACTGTTCCACCAGAGTATCAGAACGCAGAAGCTCGAAACTAGTCCTCTGAACTATCGACAGTACAACTGTCGCGAATGCTCAGCTTGAGGCACTAAGCTGCGTTTCACTACCGTGAGCATTGATCTGTAGTATGAAACCTTTTCTAGCTAACTGTACCATCGATCGATTCGCACTTCGCACGTAGATTTGAAAATGGCGCCAACAGCTTGTAGCGCCGATACGGCGGTTAGAGCTGTTACAGCTTTGCCTATTAGCTCAACGTTGAAAACTTAGTGTGTAACTAACTTATCGTTGCTTCCACACTAATGTTATTTACTTACATTAGCTGAGCTTAGTGATATTTTGTTATGTTTAAGGGAgggtattttttttaattcagatTCAGCACGAGGCGCACTTTCGTATTCCCGCAGCAAAAAAAATGGCTGAAATGGCGTTCAACGTCTCCGTTTGTCCGGGGCAAAACTCGTTTGGTTTTTCCAAGTTTCAACCTACAGTCCCAGCAGCTGTTTACGATGGGACACGCCAGCGGACTCAGTAAGTAAAGTGGTAATGTTACAACTACCAGTACGGCTCCTGTGCCTCAATGCGAAGTGCCGAAAGGTAGCGACTCTACCAGGGGTGATGCTCGATGAGTTGACGTTTTTCGCATACAGAAGGTACCTTTACAAACGCAGCAAGTTTTCGCAGCACATAACCTGCTACGTGTCTCTATTTTGATCACTCTAACTCTTGGTGTCACAGAGCTGGCGAATAAAGCGGGAGATAGTGTCGTATTCCTTCTTCCTACAACACTTCTCTGTCCAGTGTAATCGGCAAATTCCAGACTTACCATGCGCCGAGCATAGCTCAGTATTGTGCTGATGAAACATAGAACCGCGTGCATCTGACCGCAGCAAGTGGCTAAGCTATCCGCACCAGATTACACCGCGCTTGCACTTTGGGATGTCTTTCACGCAGGCTATGCAACATGATTGTTCCGCTGCGTGATGGCTGAGCGTTCCTCATGCTGTCTTTACATTGTACCGGGGATCACAAGTACACGGTAGAGACTGAAGCGAGTTATTACAATGTTTACGAGGAGCAGTGCCACAGAATGGCTGACAGCCTCACGCGTTGCATGCAGTCTTCTTTTCGTTGCTGGGTGTTCCTCAACGGCGTGCTCATGTaaaatgcctcgtaacaatattatGTCATTCTAATTGCCTTTATTTATTGCAGGAGCCCCATGACCACGGCCACGTCCGTTCTGGCAACCAAGTTTGATGGCGGAGTCATGCTTGCCGCGGATATCCTCGGCTCTTATGGATCACTGGCTAGGTTCAGAAACTGTCCCCGCATTCTGAAGGTTAACGACCAGATCGTAGCCGCAGCTAGCGGCGACTACGCCGACTTCCAGTATCTCAAGAGCATCATCGATCAGAAAATGTGAGTTTTCCCTCGCCTTCCTACATCTCGTGGCGCGTTGGTCGTCGTTTTAATGTTCAGGTGCCGACATGCCGCACCAAATTGTACTTTCGTTTCTTCGTGCCAAAGACAAAATTGAAATGGAATCACCTTCCCGCTTCCATTACCACCAACAAGATCATTCTTCATTCAAGAAGTGCAACTGCAACAATGTTTAAATGTTGTACTGCTACTCTCTGTACCACTACAATGGCATTGATAGTATTGTATATGAATAACTGataaataacaataattgttgaggCTTATGTGGCAAAACTacaatatgtttatgagagagGTCGTAGTGGAGTgccccagaaatttcgaccacctggggttttttaacgggcacctaaatctatgcacacgggtgtatagcattttgcctccatcaaaatgcggccgccacagccgggattcgattccacaACCTTCAGGCTTGCAGTCGAGCATCACACCTGCTAGACCACCACAACAGGTAGCTAATCAATAAAATAAATCATGCTGGGTTTCACGACAGATAGACTTATGCATGTAACTTGAATGGTTGCTACGAAAGTCTCTTTCTTCCTTGTAGGCAGCATCACAGGCACAGAATTTCAGTGAAGTTGACAAACACTGACAACATTTGAGAGCTTTTTAATGACAAAAGTACTGCAAAAGCTTCTGGAAGTACCAAATACACCAATGATCGTTTCATGGCACTTTATATATTCACTTGCCAAAGCCCCATCACACGATATTCACATCCTTAGCCTCCTGATGGTCAAAAGCAGATTACCGCAGGAAGTGGGTGGTGTGAAATAGGAGTAGATGAATGAAACGGAAGATGTGCAAGCCCAAAAAGGCAAGCCGTAGCTTCAAGTTCTTTATCAGTGGCACAGTAGGAAGCTTCACTAAGGGTTTCTGCTTGTTGTTTTCATGTCACTGTCAATGCTATCATTCTCGCTTCAGTCGTCCCTACTACACTTGTTCTCATCcaagtcttaaagggacactaaagtgaaacagtgaatctgtttagattgataaattgtactctgagaactctgtcGTTAATTACACCGTGATAGGTTTatgaatagaggagaaaatcgaggtcaagattaatttttaaatttcacagATTTCACAgcatatttttcatattttggcaacattggctgaacaaaatttactgaaacttggcatgttaagtctgtggccctcTCAGAAAAcaatctacttcatttttactgattaggaacgaCATGGGACCttacgccatcaaaatctatgatgtcacggtgatctgtgcgggaatttcaaggtggcgctGACACCGCCATTTTAATTTAGCTCGTTGTCTCACACAGCAAGTGTGGTGCTCTTAGAATTATGGGAgagcactttactaatatgagaaaaatcacttttctctttagtgtcccttaagagGCAACTGGCCGTTTGTAAACCGGGCATGCTCGGAGATTCTGTCGAGCTTTGCACCTTGAGTGGGTGCTTGCACACAGCTTCTCATCAGCATTCAAGTGCAAACACGGCTCCATGACATACTGTCCTCTGCTGCTTTTTCTCAGGATCAGTGAAGAATGCCTGAACGACGGTTTCAGGCTCAAGCCCAAGTCCCTGTACTCATGGCTGACCCGCATCATGTACAACAGGTGTGTACCCCATGCAAGAATAGAATCTGGCCACAATGTGTGTAGGATACGGCTCACAAAGACCTGAACACTTTCTTTCAGGGCACTTCAGTCATGGTCTTTCTATACTAAAgccaacaaagaaaaacagatTCTGGTGACAGTTGCTCTGGGAGCTTTAGGAATTacttttttcatgtaattttttaaagggaccgacaactgatttttctcgaccttttttttttacggcgcgacagaaagatcacccttcgcagtgtttgtagctgcagtagttaattttaaaagcatgtagttattttacaagcagtatttttcaatctgaaaggctctaaacacggacgaaACTTTcatccagcaacgctgagaattgatagcgatgccgccagccttTCTCActatttgtgaaagctatcgctgttctgctttcacaaaagttcctgtaactatgattaaccacctttatttatagcttttcaactatgttgaaaataacaagctgttacaatgagatgatgtggcattatacaccttccctgtatttgtaccacgttgtgcgcatgcgtccaaggttgcctgcgcctgtgtcaggGGTGGCTTGTCccagcgtcgttactctctcgattctcgatgcacgagccaagccaagtcatcgaaaacgtcacttaTGCGCATATGCGCAGCCACGCCGAGTAGCAgcacgcgtcatttctgagaccaagtgtaggtagcaaaactatgtcgcccCCAAATCTTAGTGactt
Proteins encoded:
- the LOC119393833 gene encoding proteasome subunit beta type-4, with translation MAEMAFNVSVCPGQNSFGFSKFQPTVPAAVYDGTRQRTQSPMTTATSVLATKFDGGVMLAADILGSYGSLARFRNCPRILKVNDQIVAAASGDYADFQYLKSIIDQKMISEECLNDGFRLKPKSLYSWLTRIMYNRRSRFDPLWNTYLIGGLQDGVPFLGQVDMLGTAFESDTLATGYGAYIAQPLLRDAYEKKAGQLTKKEAQEVLTYCLRVLYYRDARSFDKYQLATLTPEGVVIEGPLKVDSDWQIAHLVKGYE